In Streptomyces sp. NBC_01551, one DNA window encodes the following:
- the hutI gene encoding imidazolonepropionase — MTTTAITDIGSLVTNDPALGDGSPLGLIENATVVIDGDKVAWVGPAAKAPAADEAFDAQGRAVIPGFVDSHSHLVFAGDRTAEFNARMSGRSYSAGGIRTTVAATRAATDAELEANLLRHLDEARRQGTTTFETKSGYGLTVADEARALRIAAAHTEEVTYLGAHIVSPDYADDPAGYVALVTGEMLAACAPYARWVDVFCEKGAFDGDQARAILTAGAAAGLIPRVHANQLSYGPGVQLAVELEAASADHCTHLTDADVDALAQAAGTTVATLLPGAEFSTRAQWPDARRLIDAGVTVALSTDCNPGSSYTSSMPFCIALAVRDMRMTPDEALWSATAGGARALRRTDVGVVTPGARADLALLEAPSHVHLAYRPGVPLVSAVWQRGVRAV, encoded by the coding sequence ATGACCACCACCGCCATCACCGACATCGGCAGCCTCGTCACCAACGACCCCGCCCTGGGCGACGGCTCACCCCTCGGCCTGATCGAGAACGCGACGGTCGTCATCGACGGCGACAAGGTCGCGTGGGTCGGCCCCGCCGCCAAGGCGCCGGCCGCGGACGAGGCCTTCGACGCGCAGGGTCGGGCCGTCATCCCCGGCTTCGTCGACTCGCACTCGCACCTCGTCTTCGCCGGCGACCGCACCGCCGAGTTCAACGCCCGGATGTCCGGCCGCAGCTACTCCGCCGGCGGCATCCGCACCACCGTCGCCGCCACCCGCGCCGCCACCGACGCGGAGCTGGAGGCCAACCTGCTGCGCCACCTCGACGAGGCCCGCCGCCAGGGGACCACCACCTTCGAGACCAAGTCCGGCTACGGCCTGACCGTCGCCGACGAAGCCCGCGCCCTGCGCATCGCCGCCGCGCACACCGAGGAGGTCACCTACCTCGGCGCGCACATCGTCTCCCCCGACTACGCCGACGACCCGGCCGGGTACGTCGCACTCGTCACCGGCGAGATGCTGGCCGCCTGCGCCCCGTACGCCCGCTGGGTGGACGTGTTCTGCGAGAAGGGCGCCTTCGACGGCGACCAGGCCCGCGCGATCCTCACCGCCGGCGCCGCCGCCGGGCTGATCCCGCGCGTGCACGCCAACCAGCTCTCGTACGGACCCGGCGTGCAGCTCGCCGTGGAGCTGGAGGCCGCCTCCGCCGACCACTGCACCCACCTCACCGACGCCGACGTGGACGCCCTCGCGCAGGCCGCCGGGACGACCGTCGCCACCCTGCTGCCCGGCGCCGAGTTCTCCACCCGCGCCCAGTGGCCCGACGCCCGCCGCCTGATCGACGCGGGCGTCACCGTCGCGCTGTCCACCGACTGCAACCCCGGCTCCTCCTACACGAGTTCGATGCCGTTCTGCATCGCGCTCGCCGTCCGGGACATGCGGATGACCCCGGACGAGGCCCTGTGGTCCGCCACCGCCGGCGGCGCCCGCGCGCTGCGTCGCACCGACGTGGGCGTCGTGACCCCCGGAGCCCGCGCCGACCTGGCCCTGCTGGAGGCCCCGAGCCACGTCCACCTCGCCTACCGGCCCGGTGTCCCGCTCGTCTCCGCCGTCTGGCAGCGGGGTGTCCGCGCCGTCTGA